The following nucleotide sequence is from Chromobacterium rhizoryzae.
GAAGCCCTGCACCGATTTCAGCATCGGCTGATTGACGGTGGAGTGGGCGATGGTGGTCATCGGCACTTGCTGTTTGACGATTTCCTGAGCCTTCATGTACAGCTTGGTGCGCTCGGCCACGTTGGCGGTGCGCTTGCCCTTCTGGATCAGGTCTTCAAACGGCTTGTAGCACCACTTGGAGAAGTTGTTGCCGTTCATCGCGTCGCAGCCGAACAGCACGCCCAGCCAGTTGTCCGGATCGCCGTTGTCGCCGGTCCAGCCGATCAACATCGTGTCATGCTCGCCGGCCTTGGCGCGCTTGATGTACTCGCCCCATTCGTAGGAAGTGATCTTGGCCTTGACGCCGATCTTGGCCCAGTCCGACTGCACCATTTCCGCCATCAGTTTGGCGTTGGGGTTGTACGGACGCTGTACCGGCATCGCCCACAAGCTCAATTCAAAGCCGTTGGGGTAGCCGGCCTTGGCCAGCAGCGCCTTGGCCTTGGCCACATCGTAAGGCGCGTCTTTCAGGCTCTTGTTGTAGGACCACTGGGTCGGCGGCATCGGATTGGTGGCCGGCTGGCCGGCGCCCTGGTACACCGCGTCAATGATGGCTTTCTTATTGATCGCCATGTCCAGCGCCTGACGCACTTCCAGCTTCTCCAGCGGCTTGTGCTTGACGTTGTAGGCCAGGTAGCCCAGGTTGAAGCCCGGCTGCGCGGTCACCGACAGCTTGGAATCGGCCTTCATCGCGGCCAGATCGGTCGGACGCGGGTTGACGGTGATCTGGCACTCGCCGGCTTTCAGCTTCTGGTAGCGCACGGAAGCGTCGGTGGTGATGGCGAACACCAGATTGTCCACTTTCGGGCCGTCGGCCTTGTTCCAGTATTCCTTGTTGGCGGCGAAGCGGATCTGCGCGTCTTTCTGGTAACGCTTGAAGATGAACGGGCCGGTGCCCACCGGCTGCTGATTGATCAGCTGCGGCTTGCCGGCCTTGAGCAGCTTGTCCGCGTACTCGGCGGACTGCACCGAGGCGAAGCTCATCGCCAGGTTCTGCAGGAAGGCCGCGTCCAGGCTCTTCAGAGTGAACTTGACGGTGTTGGCGTCAATTTTCTCGACCTTGACGATATTGGTGTCCAGGCCCATATCGGTGAAATACGGGAATTCGGTCGGATAGGCTTTGCGGAACGGATGGTTTTTGTCGACCATGCGGCTGAAGGTGAACACCACATCGTCGGCGTTGAATTCGCGGGTCGGCTTGAAGTAGTCGGTGGTCTGGAACTTCACGCCCTTGCGCAGATGGAAGGTGTAGCTCAGGCCGTCGGCGGCCACATCCCATTTCTCTGCCAGCGCCGGCACCACCTTGGTGCCGCCGCGTTGGAACTGCACCAGGCGGTTGAACACGGTTTCGGCGGAAGCGTCGAAATCGGTGCCGGTAGTGTATTGACCAGGGTCGAAACCCGCCGGGCTGCCTTCGGAGCAGTACACCAAGGTGCCGGCGGCCTGGGCGGCCATCGCGGTCCCGGCGATCAGGCCGGCTGCCAACAGCGCTTTCTTGACAGTTTGCATCTTTATTTCCTTTCCCTTGTACAGACTCATCGGTCTTTCTTGTCAGCGGGATCCAAGCCCGCCATGGGGGGATACATTATGCAGAGAGGACGCTTTTGACAAGCGTCCTCTGCTTTTTTCTGCCAAGGGCCCTTCGCGCTAGGACTATTTTTTCCGGCTTATCAGATTTTCCTCAGCACAACGCTGCCCACCGAATAGCCCGCGCCAAAAGATGAAATGACGCCGACATCCCCGCTCCGCAGGTCATCCGAATGCAGATGGAATGCAATCACGGAGCCGGCGGAACTGGTGTTG
It contains:
- a CDS encoding ABC transporter substrate-binding protein yields the protein MQTVKKALLAAGLIAGTAMAAQAAGTLVYCSEGSPAGFDPGQYTTGTDFDASAETVFNRLVQFQRGGTKVVPALAEKWDVAADGLSYTFHLRKGVKFQTTDYFKPTREFNADDVVFTFSRMVDKNHPFRKAYPTEFPYFTDMGLDTNIVKVEKIDANTVKFTLKSLDAAFLQNLAMSFASVQSAEYADKLLKAGKPQLINQQPVGTGPFIFKRYQKDAQIRFAANKEYWNKADGPKVDNLVFAITTDASVRYQKLKAGECQITVNPRPTDLAAMKADSKLSVTAQPGFNLGYLAYNVKHKPLEKLEVRQALDMAINKKAIIDAVYQGAGQPATNPMPPTQWSYNKSLKDAPYDVAKAKALLAKAGYPNGFELSLWAMPVQRPYNPNAKLMAEMVQSDWAKIGVKAKITSYEWGEYIKRAKAGEHDTMLIGWTGDNGDPDNWLGVLFGCDAMNGNNFSKWCYKPFEDLIQKGKRTANVAERTKLYMKAQEIVKQQVPMTTIAHSTVNQPMLKSVQGFKVSPFGLNSFYGVSVK